From the genome of Spirosomataceae bacterium TFI 002, one region includes:
- a CDS encoding modulator of drug activity B, translating into MKNIFVVNGSHPFAHSGGKFNETLFSNTISYFESLEGFEVKSTQVGDNYNSKEEVEKFKWADLVIYHTPIWWFQIPFGFKKYIDEVFTEGHQNGIYKSDGRSRKNPEINYGTGGLMHGKKYMLTTSWNAPKTAFTLENEFFNQKSVDEGVMFGFHRMNAFTGMELLATHHFHDMEKNADVPLELNNYNSFLNDVISNL; encoded by the coding sequence ATGAAAAATATTTTTGTAGTAAACGGGAGTCATCCATTTGCACACTCTGGAGGGAAATTTAATGAAACACTTTTCAGTAATACGATTTCATATTTTGAATCTTTAGAAGGATTTGAAGTTAAGTCTACTCAAGTCGGTGATAATTATAATTCTAAAGAAGAAGTAGAAAAATTTAAATGGGCAGATTTAGTGATTTATCATACTCCAATTTGGTGGTTTCAAATTCCTTTTGGATTTAAAAAATATATAGATGAAGTATTTACGGAGGGGCATCAAAATGGAATTTATAAAAGTGATGGAAGAAGCAGAAAAAATCCAGAAATCAACTACGGCACAGGTGGGTTAATGCACGGAAAGAAATATATGCTGACTACAAGTTGGAATGCCCCAAAAACAGCATTTACCTTAGAAAATGAATTTTTCAATCAAAAGAGCGTCGATGAAGGTGTGATGTTTGGGTTTCATAGGATGAACGCTTTTACAGGGATGGAATTATTGGCAACGCATCATTTCCACGATATGGAGAAAAACGCAGATGTCCCATTAGAATTGAATAATTATAACTCTTTTCTAAATGATGTAATTAGTAATTTGTGA
- a CDS encoding PhnB protein: MNPNLRFDFIVNKEKNTVNVEREFAANLELVWEAWTNPEILDLWWAPKPYKTRTKSMDFREGGMWLYEMYNTEGENPQECHWCKNDYIKIVNQSMFSGLDAFCDENGIANPEMPRTQWTNKFNENGEKTLVTITAQYDSLTDLEKIIEMGFKEGFTMAMENLDQYIEAKFKLRKHNKTSNRARVSSYLNFDGKTEEAFMFYKKVFKTEFLGKGIERFGDIPAETGHPPVAEEIKKMVLHVELPILGGHILMGTDAPKEMGFTLAKGNNMHICLEPETREEADRLFNELSVEGNISMPMADMFFGAYFGEFSDRYGINWMINYINE; encoded by the coding sequence ATGAACCCAAACTTAAGATTTGACTTCATTGTCAATAAAGAAAAAAACACTGTCAATGTGGAACGTGAGTTTGCTGCAAACCTTGAATTGGTTTGGGAAGCTTGGACAAATCCCGAAATTCTTGATCTATGGTGGGCACCTAAACCCTATAAAACTAGGACTAAATCAATGGATTTTCGTGAAGGTGGAATGTGGCTTTATGAAATGTATAATACCGAAGGTGAAAACCCGCAAGAATGTCATTGGTGTAAAAATGATTACATCAAAATTGTAAATCAATCCATGTTTTCAGGTTTGGACGCATTCTGTGATGAAAACGGAATAGCGAATCCAGAAATGCCCAGGACCCAATGGACAAATAAGTTCAATGAAAATGGAGAGAAAACCCTTGTAACCATAACAGCTCAATACGATAGTCTTACTGACCTAGAAAAGATCATCGAAATGGGTTTTAAAGAAGGTTTTACAATGGCTATGGAAAACCTAGACCAGTACATTGAAGCAAAATTTAAACTTCGTAAGCATAACAAAACAAGTAACAGAGCAAGGGTATCAAGCTATTTAAATTTTGACGGGAAAACTGAAGAAGCATTTATGTTTTACAAAAAAGTTTTCAAAACGGAGTTTCTAGGAAAGGGCATTGAACGTTTTGGTGACATTCCTGCCGAAACTGGGCACCCACCTGTTGCCGAAGAGATTAAGAAAATGGTTTTACATGTTGAACTGCCAATTCTTGGTGGACACATTTTAATGGGAACAGACGCACCAAAAGAAATGGGATTCACATTAGCAAAGGGAAACAATATGCATATCTGCCTTGAGCCCGAAACAAGAGAAGAAGCAGATAGACTGTTTAACGAACTCTCTGTTGAGGGAAATATTTCAATGCCTATGGCCGATATGTTTTTTGGAGCCTATTTCGGTGAATTCTCCGATAGATATGGCATCAATTGGATGATTAATTACATAAATGAATAA
- a CDS encoding DNA-binding transcriptional regulator, ArsR family — MRRDVFQAIADPTRRAIIMLLAVGALTPNAIADHFDSSRQAVSKHLRILTECEIVQQEQQGREIHYHLNAAKMKDLEKWLEQFKQLLAKRFDQLDTVLEQLKSKGK; from the coding sequence ATGCGTAGAGACGTTTTTCAAGCAATTGCAGACCCAACAAGACGAGCCATTATTATGCTTTTGGCTGTAGGTGCTTTGACACCCAATGCTATTGCCGATCATTTTGATTCAAGCAGACAAGCTGTTTCAAAACATCTACGAATTCTTACGGAATGTGAAATAGTACAACAAGAGCAACAAGGCAGAGAAATTCATTATCACTTAAATGCAGCTAAGATGAAAGACTTAGAAAAATGGCTGGAGCAATTTAAACAGCTATTGGCTAAACGCTTTGATCAATTGGACACAGTTTTAGAACAATTAAAATCAAAAGGAAAATGA
- a CDS encoding long-chain acyl-CoA synthetase, with translation MLNLSTAIQESARKYPTKTAFIFGDTALNYAQINGAANMVANGLVAKGIKPGDKVGLSCFNLPFFPIVYYGILKAGAVVVPLSVLLKKDEIAYHLKDSKAKAYFCFVGSEDLPMGQMGHAGFSEAPDCEQFYMIMPKPEMPSAIEGTQTLGSLMAGQSPAFDTVQTGAEDTAVIIYTSGTTGRPKGAELTHNSLMQNAILSADLVNMQKEDTVLIVLPLFHIFAMTVLMNAATYRSATSVLLPKFDAEAVFGLMAKHQVSVFAGVPTMYWGLVNYTEDKFDFEAIASKLKMCVSGGAALPVKVLEDFENRFKVEILEGYGMSEGSPVVTFNMPGDRKPGSVGKPVWGVDVKIVDPAGNEVQVGEKGELIYRGHNVMKGYYNKPEANAETLKAGWLYSGDVAVKDEDGFFFIVDRTKEMIIRGGLNVYPREVEEVMMQHPAVSMVAVIGVPDEEKGEEIRACVVLKPDQNISEEELRAWTKEHIAAYKYPRIITFMDALPMSATGKIMKKEIAR, from the coding sequence ATGCTCAATTTATCAACAGCCATTCAAGAAAGTGCCCGCAAGTACCCCACCAAAACTGCTTTTATATTTGGTGATACAGCACTCAATTACGCTCAAATAAACGGAGCTGCCAACATGGTGGCAAATGGCCTAGTTGCCAAAGGAATAAAACCAGGAGACAAGGTCGGATTAAGCTGTTTTAATCTTCCATTTTTCCCTATCGTTTATTATGGCATATTGAAAGCAGGAGCTGTGGTTGTGCCGTTGAGTGTTTTGTTGAAAAAAGATGAAATCGCCTATCATTTAAAAGATAGTAAGGCAAAAGCATATTTCTGTTTTGTGGGTAGCGAAGACCTCCCAATGGGTCAAATGGGCCATGCGGGTTTCTCAGAAGCTCCAGATTGTGAACAGTTTTATATGATCATGCCAAAGCCCGAGATGCCATCTGCGATAGAAGGAACCCAAACATTGGGAAGCCTAATGGCTGGGCAGTCACCTGCTTTTGACACAGTACAAACTGGAGCCGAGGATACAGCAGTTATCATTTATACTTCGGGTACTACAGGTAGGCCAAAAGGTGCGGAGCTCACACATAATAGTTTGATGCAAAATGCCATTCTATCGGCTGACTTAGTGAATATGCAAAAAGAAGACACGGTTTTGATCGTACTTCCTTTGTTTCACATTTTTGCGATGACAGTATTGATGAATGCTGCAACCTATCGCTCTGCCACAAGTGTACTTTTGCCTAAGTTTGATGCAGAAGCTGTATTTGGATTAATGGCAAAACATCAAGTTTCCGTCTTTGCTGGCGTACCTACCATGTACTGGGGACTAGTGAATTATACTGAAGACAAATTTGACTTCGAGGCCATTGCTTCAAAGCTCAAAATGTGTGTTTCGGGTGGAGCCGCATTGCCTGTTAAAGTATTGGAAGATTTTGAAAATAGGTTTAAAGTAGAAATCCTTGAAGGATATGGCATGTCCGAAGGTTCGCCAGTTGTAACTTTCAATATGCCAGGAGACCGTAAACCTGGTTCAGTAGGTAAGCCTGTATGGGGTGTTGATGTAAAGATTGTAGACCCAGCTGGCAACGAAGTGCAAGTGGGTGAAAAAGGAGAATTGATATACCGTGGCCACAATGTCATGAAGGGCTATTACAACAAACCCGAGGCCAACGCCGAAACACTTAAGGCTGGATGGTTGTACTCTGGCGATGTCGCTGTAAAAGACGAAGACGGCTTCTTTTTTATCGTAGATAGAACCAAAGAAATGATCATTCGTGGAGGACTCAATGTATACCCTCGCGAAGTAGAAGAAGTGATGATGCAGCATCCTGCTGTATCTATGGTAGCCGTAATTGGTGTTCCCGACGAAGAAAAAGGCGAAGAAATACGAGCTTGCGTGGTACTTAAACCCGACCAAAACATAAGCGAAGAGGAATTGAGAGCTTGGACAAAAGAACACATAGCAGCCTACAAATATCCTAGAATCATCACCTTTATGGATGCCTTGCCAATGAGTGCGACGGGTAAGATTATGAAGAAAGAGATTGCGAGGTAG
- a CDS encoding aldehyde dehydrogenase (NAD+): protein MNLIADNVSVEQINKIFAAQKANQYAVANTTVKERKAKLKALKKAVEVTYRQDIRDAMMADFKKPSADVDLNEVFVLTSEIKHALSHLGQWMRNQSVGTPLTLLGSKSYIKYEPKGVCLIISPWNFPFNLTFGPLISAIAAGNTVMIKPSEMTPHSSNVMKKIVESLFSSDEVAIIEGAVETSVNLLKLPFNHIFFTGSPAIGKKVMEAAAKNLSSVTLELGGKSPTIIDESASLKSTCKRLVWGKFLNTGQICIAPDYVYVHEKIKDQFLAEMQKQVTAFYGENPQESDSYSRVVNEKHTERVIGYIQDSVSKGANVICGGNSDQNKNYLAPTIVVDVPKDSALMQNEIFGPVLPILTYTDINEVINEINAGEKPLALYIFSNNNKNIDHVIQNTRAGGTCINNTAVHFFNNNLPFGGSNNSGIGKSHGFFGFQAFSNARGVYRQVIPGAIEMLMPPYSDFKRKLIELTVKFF from the coding sequence ATGAATTTAATAGCCGACAACGTAAGTGTAGAGCAAATCAACAAGATATTTGCAGCTCAAAAAGCCAATCAATATGCAGTTGCCAACACTACTGTAAAAGAAAGAAAAGCCAAATTGAAGGCACTAAAAAAGGCTGTTGAAGTTACCTACCGACAAGATATAAGAGATGCAATGATGGCGGATTTCAAAAAACCATCGGCTGATGTTGACCTCAATGAGGTTTTTGTACTTACCAGCGAAATAAAGCATGCCCTCAGTCATTTGGGACAATGGATGCGTAATCAGTCTGTTGGTACACCTTTAACATTATTAGGTTCAAAATCCTACATTAAATACGAGCCAAAAGGTGTTTGCTTGATTATTTCCCCTTGGAATTTCCCTTTCAATCTTACGTTTGGCCCACTGATTTCGGCAATTGCGGCTGGTAATACTGTGATGATCAAACCATCGGAAATGACACCTCACTCCTCCAATGTGATGAAAAAAATAGTGGAGAGTTTATTTTCAAGTGATGAAGTTGCCATTATAGAAGGTGCCGTGGAAACTTCGGTCAACTTATTGAAACTGCCTTTCAACCATATATTTTTCACGGGTTCACCAGCAATTGGTAAGAAAGTAATGGAAGCTGCTGCGAAAAACCTAAGCTCAGTTACCTTAGAATTGGGAGGGAAATCACCAACCATTATAGATGAATCAGCTTCTTTAAAGAGCACTTGTAAGCGATTGGTGTGGGGTAAATTCTTGAACACAGGCCAAATTTGTATCGCTCCCGACTATGTATACGTTCACGAAAAGATCAAAGACCAGTTTTTGGCAGAAATGCAAAAACAAGTGACGGCTTTCTATGGTGAAAACCCTCAAGAATCTGATTCTTATTCACGAGTTGTAAACGAGAAACATACCGAAAGAGTAATTGGCTATATTCAAGACTCGGTGAGTAAAGGGGCAAATGTAATATGTGGTGGCAATAGCGATCAAAATAAAAACTACTTAGCTCCTACCATCGTGGTAGATGTACCTAAGGATTCTGCACTGATGCAAAACGAGATATTTGGGCCGGTTTTACCGATTTTAACTTACACCGACATCAACGAAGTTATCAATGAAATAAACGCTGGCGAAAAGCCGCTTGCACTTTATATATTCAGTAACAACAATAAGAACATTGATCACGTAATTCAAAATACACGTGCTGGTGGAACATGTATCAACAATACTGCTGTTCACTTTTTCAATAATAACTTACCATTTGGTGGTTCCAATAATAGTGGAATTGGCAAGTCACATGGCTTTTTTGGATTCCAAGCATTTTCCAATGCTAGAGGTGTTTACCGCCAAGTTATCCCTGGTGCAATAGAAATGCTCATGCCACCATACAGTGATTTCAAAAGAAAACTAATAGAACTAACCGTTAAATTCTTCTAA
- a CDS encoding DoxX-like family protein, with translation MKKNKIIFWIATIIIALMEGVMPLVTWIAAPQYMTVGTKALGYPDYFAYTLIVAKILGVIAIVYPKTPKVLREWAYAGFTFNLIFAAISHIMVDQEVANIAMPIVVGIVLGVSYFYSQKIKP, from the coding sequence ATGAAAAAGAACAAAATCATATTCTGGATAGCCACCATTATTATTGCTCTTATGGAAGGTGTAATGCCTTTGGTTACGTGGATAGCGGCACCACAATATATGACAGTTGGTACAAAAGCTTTAGGTTATCCAGACTACTTCGCTTATACTCTAATTGTTGCTAAAATACTTGGTGTTATAGCTATTGTTTATCCTAAAACACCAAAAGTGCTAAGAGAATGGGCGTATGCAGGATTTACATTCAATTTAATTTTTGCAGCCATAAGTCATATAATGGTAGATCAAGAAGTAGCAAATATTGCAATGCCTATCGTTGTAGGAATTGTATTGGGGGTTTCATATTTCTATTCACAAAAAATCAAGCCTTAA
- a CDS encoding DNA-binding transcriptional regulator, LysR family, with translation MVNLEWYRTFKEIYENGTLTKASIALYASQPGVSVHLNALEAYVGKKLFERTSRKMIPTEDGKFLYEYIIESLNKLEIAEQHFKKTTQEKNPSLNIGMCSEMFQLIIEPEIPKLEFDLVARFGAHTDLIKDLNNGILDLVITPKKQNEKKSLAEYVPFSKERIILIAGNKTDTAQIHAHIKSNDLNKLEDELLKNIWYSSSNEMEHFRRFWFENFNKKPTFKPNYILPNITSIIRCLSNENGLALVPDFLCQNEISKNEVMLVWEGNVKRENTLYFASRTDLKYKKELDILRNIFKVKMK, from the coding sequence ATGGTGAATTTAGAATGGTATAGAACCTTTAAAGAAATATACGAAAACGGAACTTTAACTAAAGCTTCAATTGCTCTATACGCTTCACAGCCAGGAGTAAGCGTGCATTTAAATGCTTTGGAAGCTTATGTTGGTAAAAAATTATTTGAAAGGACTTCGAGAAAAATGATTCCAACAGAGGATGGGAAGTTTTTATATGAATATATTATTGAATCATTGAACAAACTAGAAATAGCAGAGCAGCATTTCAAAAAAACAACGCAAGAAAAAAATCCGTCTCTAAATATTGGAATGTGTTCTGAAATGTTTCAACTCATTATTGAACCTGAAATTCCAAAATTAGAGTTTGACTTAGTGGCACGATTTGGAGCACATACCGATTTAATTAAAGACCTTAATAACGGTATTTTAGATTTAGTGATCACACCCAAAAAACAGAATGAAAAAAAGTCTTTGGCAGAGTATGTTCCGTTTTCAAAAGAAAGAATCATTTTAATAGCTGGAAATAAAACGGACACAGCTCAAATACATGCACATATTAAATCTAATGATTTGAATAAATTAGAAGATGAACTACTTAAGAATATTTGGTATAGTTCGTCAAATGAAATGGAGCATTTTAGACGTTTTTGGTTTGAAAATTTCAACAAGAAGCCTACTTTCAAACCCAATTATATTTTACCTAATATCACTTCTATTATTAGGTGCTTATCAAATGAAAATGGACTTGCATTAGTACCTGATTTTCTATGTCAAAATGAAATTTCGAAAAACGAAGTAATGTTAGTTTGGGAAGGAAATGTAAAAAGAGAGAACACCTTATATTTTGCATCAAGAACTGATTTGAAATATAAAAAAGAGTTAGATATACTTCGAAATATATTTAAAGTAAAGATGAAATAA